The following coding sequences lie in one Thalassoglobus polymorphus genomic window:
- a CDS encoding c-type cytochrome domain-containing protein translates to MRIALCLIVLLTICSTSFADETIKPADPKLGRAVDFYQDVYPILQSKCLACHSGALKENDLALESAESILKGGASGESVVPGKPEESYMYLVAARIDEPVMPPLPNKVQAKALTPKELGILKQWITEGAKAGERQVDNSIAWQPVPESYKAVYSLALGPDNRFVYAGRGNRIFVYDVYSGEEVARMSDPGLLALREGDQPIYGAGVAHRDFVHSLAISPNGQTLASGGYRNVKLWNREAPAPLGNLDLPAKVKATAVDTTGNWAAFLLEDNRIQLWNLTNGQPGLVIAADDQVLHSIAFGPEGKTVLSGTESGTIRISKIADGTTTLGLKTPSAIHAIASIGEPAQIVTANLDHVARIWNWADAQKPVAEGAEAPKPALELKGHTQPITAIEVFGERKEVVTGSKDATVRVWNLADGKGLFNQNIGGPVTAVAMSSDGQFIAGSGENKIARIWDRKGTKLGDVQGTQVLTRDLQQKTDDQTVAKAQFALADKALKDAEKDKTQREESLKSANEQKEKVTKELAEAEKKATEAKAKLDEATKLLAEKPEDAALKKAKEAAEKAYQPLEDARKKAMDAVTSATRAIELSTQSVETAKKTVQAKTQAKTDADKKQKAADAELAKVKDLVTKANQVMASVHFSPNGKVLYTSGVGQPIQLWNVPDGKAIGVTAVPVEQVAKTLLTPTGAMIVLNAENKVSSWDISPRWSLAATLGPDPANALDTSKSKFEDRVTALAFSPDGTLLATGGGEPSRNGELMLWNVESHQLVRQIPDAHSDTISDIEFSRDGQFIVTGASDKFVKVFKVADGSHLRSYEGHTDHVLGVAFKEDQSSLASAGADNAIKIWNVETGEQRRTISNYGKQVTSVDFVGVTDNIISSGGDKGVKYHTAANGRNYRSFAGNNDFVYVALSTGDESLVIAAGEDGVVRVWNGKDGKLIVSFAAPEVKTETAQR, encoded by the coding sequence ATGAGAATTGCACTTTGTCTCATCGTATTACTCACAATTTGCTCCACAAGTTTCGCCGACGAAACGATCAAGCCAGCTGATCCAAAGTTAGGTCGCGCGGTCGACTTCTATCAGGATGTCTACCCCATCCTGCAAAGCAAATGTCTGGCGTGCCATAGCGGTGCACTCAAAGAAAATGATCTCGCACTGGAAAGTGCTGAGTCGATTCTCAAAGGAGGAGCCAGTGGCGAATCAGTCGTTCCGGGAAAACCTGAAGAGAGCTACATGTATCTCGTAGCGGCTCGGATTGATGAACCGGTCATGCCTCCGCTCCCGAACAAGGTTCAAGCGAAAGCTCTGACACCTAAAGAGCTCGGAATTCTCAAGCAATGGATCACCGAAGGGGCCAAGGCTGGTGAACGACAAGTTGACAACTCCATCGCCTGGCAACCTGTGCCGGAGTCATACAAAGCCGTTTACAGCCTCGCACTTGGACCAGACAACCGCTTCGTTTACGCAGGACGAGGAAACCGAATCTTCGTCTACGATGTCTACTCCGGTGAAGAGGTCGCACGAATGAGCGACCCGGGTCTCCTCGCACTGCGAGAGGGAGATCAACCGATTTATGGAGCAGGCGTTGCCCACCGAGATTTCGTACACTCACTGGCGATCAGCCCAAACGGACAAACTCTCGCCTCGGGTGGATATCGAAATGTGAAATTGTGGAATCGAGAAGCCCCCGCACCACTGGGAAATCTTGATTTGCCAGCAAAGGTGAAAGCGACAGCTGTCGACACGACAGGAAACTGGGCCGCATTTCTTCTTGAAGATAACCGAATTCAGCTTTGGAATCTGACGAACGGTCAACCCGGTTTAGTGATCGCCGCTGACGATCAGGTGCTACATTCGATTGCATTTGGTCCTGAAGGAAAAACGGTCCTCTCAGGGACAGAGTCAGGAACAATTCGAATTTCCAAAATTGCTGACGGAACAACAACGCTGGGATTAAAAACTCCTTCCGCAATCCACGCGATTGCTTCAATTGGAGAACCAGCACAAATCGTAACCGCCAATCTCGATCACGTCGCACGAATCTGGAATTGGGCCGATGCTCAAAAGCCTGTTGCAGAAGGAGCGGAAGCTCCGAAACCAGCGTTAGAACTCAAAGGACACACTCAACCGATCACCGCAATCGAAGTGTTTGGTGAAAGGAAAGAAGTAGTAACCGGCAGCAAAGATGCAACAGTTCGTGTCTGGAACCTTGCGGACGGAAAGGGACTCTTTAACCAGAACATCGGCGGACCAGTCACAGCGGTCGCGATGTCGTCGGACGGACAGTTCATCGCAGGCAGTGGCGAGAACAAAATCGCCCGGATCTGGGATCGAAAAGGAACCAAACTCGGTGATGTACAAGGGACTCAGGTTCTCACCAGAGATCTTCAACAGAAAACGGACGACCAAACGGTCGCCAAAGCTCAGTTCGCACTCGCGGACAAAGCTCTGAAAGATGCCGAAAAAGACAAAACGCAGCGAGAAGAATCGCTCAAAAGCGCGAATGAACAAAAAGAGAAGGTGACGAAGGAACTCGCTGAAGCTGAGAAAAAAGCGACAGAGGCGAAAGCCAAACTTGACGAAGCCACCAAGTTGCTCGCAGAAAAGCCCGAAGATGCTGCACTGAAGAAGGCTAAAGAGGCTGCAGAGAAGGCGTACCAACCGTTAGAGGATGCACGTAAGAAAGCGATGGACGCAGTAACTTCGGCTACGCGGGCCATCGAACTTTCAACACAATCAGTTGAGACCGCCAAGAAAACTGTTCAGGCGAAGACGCAAGCAAAAACAGACGCCGACAAAAAACAAAAAGCAGCCGATGCAGAACTTGCCAAAGTGAAAGATCTCGTCACCAAAGCGAATCAGGTCATGGCATCAGTCCACTTCTCTCCAAATGGAAAAGTTCTTTACACCTCTGGAGTTGGCCAACCGATCCAATTGTGGAATGTTCCCGATGGCAAGGCGATTGGAGTCACTGCAGTCCCGGTAGAGCAGGTGGCAAAAACGTTACTCACCCCGACCGGAGCAATGATCGTCCTGAATGCGGAAAACAAAGTCAGTTCATGGGACATCTCTCCACGCTGGTCATTGGCTGCAACACTCGGCCCTGATCCGGCGAATGCGTTAGACACCAGCAAATCAAAGTTTGAAGACCGCGTGACGGCACTCGCGTTCAGCCCGGATGGAACTCTCCTCGCAACTGGTGGCGGAGAACCTTCACGAAATGGAGAACTGATGCTCTGGAATGTCGAGTCGCATCAACTCGTTCGTCAAATCCCTGATGCACACAGCGATACAATTTCAGACATCGAATTCTCGCGAGACGGTCAGTTTATCGTAACCGGAGCGTCGGACAAATTTGTGAAAGTGTTCAAGGTCGCAGATGGCTCTCATCTCCGATCTTACGAAGGACACACGGACCACGTTCTCGGCGTGGCTTTCAAAGAGGATCAAAGCAGCCTGGCAAGCGCCGGAGCCGACAATGCGATCAAAATCTGGAATGTCGAAACCGGGGAACAACGAAGAACCATCAGCAACTACGGGAAGCAGGTCACGTCGGTCGACTTTGTCGGCGTGACTGACAACATCATCAGCAGTGGTGGCGATAAAGGTGTGAAGTATCACACTGCAGCGAATGGTCGCAACTACCGCTCATTCGCCGGAAACAATGACTTCGTTTACGTCGCACTCTCTACTGGTGACGAGAGTCTCGTTATCGCTGCCGGAGAAGATGGCGTCGTTCGTGTCTGGAACGGAAAGGATGGAAAGCTGATCGTCAGCTTCGCAGCTCCGGAAGTGAAAACTGAAACCGCACAGCGTTAA
- a CDS encoding mandelate racemase/muconate lactonizing enzyme family protein has protein sequence MPTIRNVRACQPVDQNSPDDWRTSIGQILVAIDTDNGLTGFGVGGGGRAGLHVIDTVLKDLLIGRPVETVEDHWKNLSNAILPFGPEGIATMALSGLDLALWDIRGKLANQPIATLLNSEVNLAQPIPIYQTVWENVPEDVAQGNCSVKLHLGESTSKGLSTSKLVDQLVKKVERAREAIGPNRKLMVDAWMKWDLETTLRFAAQAEPYRLEWIEEPLPLNDRDGYATLSRECPIPIAGGEHVFTANQFQSIIEHRLQTILQPDVCWVGGLTELVKIYEMAKQPGFRVIPHRGAELWSLHAIAALSEQPLAESGRPWMSWVGGQPKVTQGTIQLLKRPGLGVDIDESLFSAKTTIQL, from the coding sequence ATGCCGACGATCCGCAATGTTCGTGCTTGCCAACCAGTCGATCAGAATTCTCCCGACGATTGGCGCACTTCCATCGGACAAATCCTGGTCGCAATCGATACCGACAACGGTCTTACTGGTTTCGGCGTTGGAGGAGGTGGACGTGCGGGGCTGCACGTTATTGACACGGTCCTCAAGGACCTGCTGATCGGGCGACCTGTTGAAACGGTCGAAGACCACTGGAAGAACCTGAGCAATGCTATCCTGCCGTTTGGGCCGGAAGGGATTGCAACGATGGCCCTGAGTGGCCTCGATCTTGCACTTTGGGACATACGTGGGAAACTTGCAAACCAGCCGATTGCTACCCTTCTCAACTCCGAGGTAAATCTCGCTCAACCAATTCCAATCTATCAAACCGTTTGGGAAAACGTCCCCGAGGATGTGGCGCAGGGAAATTGCAGCGTCAAGCTTCACTTGGGTGAATCGACTTCCAAAGGTCTCTCGACGTCAAAGCTGGTCGACCAACTTGTCAAGAAAGTCGAGCGAGCAAGGGAAGCCATCGGTCCGAACCGCAAGTTGATGGTCGATGCCTGGATGAAATGGGATCTCGAAACGACATTACGATTCGCAGCTCAAGCAGAGCCGTATCGACTGGAGTGGATTGAAGAGCCTCTTCCACTCAACGACCGCGACGGATATGCGACTCTTTCAAGGGAATGTCCAATTCCAATCGCAGGCGGGGAACATGTTTTCACTGCGAATCAATTCCAAAGCATTATCGAACATCGGTTACAGACAATCCTGCAACCAGATGTTTGCTGGGTCGGCGGGCTGACGGAGCTCGTGAAAATTTATGAAATGGCGAAGCAGCCGGGGTTCCGAGTGATTCCGCACCGTGGTGCGGAACTCTGGAGTTTACACGCAATCGCAGCCTTGAGTGAACAACCGCTTGCGGAATCGGGGCGTCCCTGGATGAGTTGGGTTGGGGGACAACCGAAAGTGACGCAAGGAACGATCCAACTTTTGAAACGTCCCGGGCTTGGTGTTGATATTGATGAAAGTCTCTTCTCAGCGAAAACAACAATTCAGCTCTGA
- a CDS encoding FG-GAP repeat domain-containing protein, which translates to MWRAEVEQGYQFYEKSGRTDLVPPDLEAVVSYYENLSSEDFPIPLAQKVVPSGPIVFVEASFDRIDAPLPGISHMYADYGTDKASEKLMVTDMLQGHISQFYLHNGKPKVETVGGLSNPAHAHPGDLDGNGVRDWIISDLGSSDASDHSNGLLGWMEIPLDGGEIKSTVIYDGVGRVSDARSADFDGDGDLDIAVAVFGWRETGKLVWLEQLPPKDGELQFKEHVLSDRHGASHVPIIDIDDDGDLDIVVLFSQAYESVEVYLNDGSGNFENKVLFTADDPSYGSSSIDVVDLDNDDDWDIIYTNGDSLDSSLLKPYHSVQWLEQTDDLKFVHHEVTRMPGAYCVKAGDLDGDGDIDLVASSMALSFEHPFYSLIWLEQVEGKQFVRHNLESGVAQHACLELGDFDGDNDLDIAVGHFEPRDIDFSPWISIWWNEGKREEKSP; encoded by the coding sequence ATGTGGAGAGCAGAAGTCGAGCAGGGATACCAATTTTACGAGAAGTCCGGACGCACGGATTTAGTTCCTCCAGATCTGGAAGCTGTTGTCTCTTACTATGAAAATCTTTCGTCTGAAGATTTTCCAATTCCACTTGCGCAAAAAGTCGTCCCGTCCGGACCGATTGTCTTTGTTGAGGCGAGCTTTGACCGTATCGATGCCCCTCTCCCAGGGATCTCGCACATGTATGCAGACTATGGAACCGACAAGGCTTCTGAAAAACTGATGGTCACAGATATGCTGCAAGGGCATATCTCTCAGTTTTATTTACACAATGGCAAACCTAAAGTCGAAACAGTTGGGGGGCTCTCGAATCCGGCACATGCACATCCCGGCGATCTGGACGGGAATGGGGTTCGCGACTGGATTATCTCCGACTTGGGAAGTTCCGATGCTTCAGATCACAGTAACGGACTTTTAGGCTGGATGGAAATTCCCCTTGACGGAGGAGAAATTAAATCGACCGTTATCTACGACGGAGTTGGTCGGGTCTCCGATGCTCGATCCGCAGATTTTGATGGAGATGGCGATCTGGATATTGCCGTAGCCGTTTTTGGTTGGCGAGAGACTGGAAAGCTTGTCTGGCTTGAGCAACTCCCGCCCAAAGATGGCGAGCTTCAGTTTAAAGAGCACGTCCTGAGTGACCGCCACGGGGCCAGCCATGTTCCGATAATTGATATCGACGACGATGGTGATTTGGATATCGTTGTCTTGTTCTCTCAGGCATATGAATCTGTGGAAGTTTACTTGAACGACGGCTCGGGGAATTTCGAGAACAAAGTTCTTTTCACAGCGGACGATCCCAGCTATGGGTCCTCTTCGATCGATGTTGTCGATCTCGATAACGATGATGACTGGGATATCATCTACACCAATGGTGACAGCCTCGACAGCAGCCTACTGAAACCGTATCACTCAGTGCAGTGGCTGGAACAGACAGACGATCTGAAATTTGTTCATCATGAGGTCACCAGGATGCCCGGTGCATATTGTGTGAAAGCGGGCGACTTGGATGGAGATGGTGACATTGATCTTGTGGCCTCCTCAATGGCACTCAGTTTTGAGCATCCATTTTATTCGTTGATTTGGCTCGAACAGGTCGAAGGGAAGCAATTTGTTCGTCACAATCTTGAGTCAGGTGTCGCTCAGCACGCCTGTCTCGAACTGGGTGATTTCGACGGCGATAACGATCTGGACATCGCAGTTGGTCACTTCGAGCCCCGTGATATCGACTTCTCTCCATGGATCTCCATCTGGTGGAACGAAGGAAAACGAGAAGAGAAGTCACCATGA
- a CDS encoding N,N-dimethylformamidase beta subunit family domain-containing protein, which translates to MFATRLAVLSSLCLPLFCSIAFADQAPRTGLFVEGYFDQLSYTAEEKVGLHLSSSAEQISMTVERVGPKNEQVFAHDGIIGKVYPIPDRASSDGCNWPVAFEFPVSKDWRSGYYQVTLTGKKAGKEKPARAVLFFVVRSSNPGQETKILLQLSTNTYNAYTNWGGHSLYSYHDRDGLQGHRVSFNRPINSQFNNWELHFVRWAESNGYTLDYAVNSDLEFHPEILKHYNLVLSVGHDEYWSSPMRDHLEEYIAKGGNVAFFSGNTCCWQVRSEENGRALTSWKQVYQLDPLYRTSDHKLLSTAWSHHLVQRPENQLTGVGFLWGGYHRSHGQFMEGPASYEVHRPEHWIFDKTDIKKGERFGGKDTIVGYECDGCEMTWKDGLPFPTHRDGTPESFTILGTCPARWAPGDSYWYDKFPKDRIGASVLGTYTQGGTVFTSGSTDWAHGLRGNDATVIQITRNILDKLSRKRGEPVSK; encoded by the coding sequence ATGTTTGCAACACGCCTCGCCGTACTCTCCTCCCTTTGCCTGCCTCTTTTTTGCTCCATTGCATTTGCAGATCAAGCTCCCCGTACCGGGCTGTTTGTGGAGGGTTATTTTGATCAGCTGAGTTATACCGCTGAAGAGAAAGTTGGCTTGCATCTCTCTTCGAGTGCTGAGCAAATTTCGATGACCGTGGAGCGAGTTGGTCCGAAGAACGAGCAAGTCTTCGCGCACGATGGAATCATCGGGAAGGTTTACCCGATTCCTGACCGGGCTTCTTCTGATGGCTGCAACTGGCCGGTCGCTTTCGAGTTTCCAGTCTCCAAGGATTGGCGTTCCGGGTACTATCAAGTCACTCTGACCGGAAAGAAAGCGGGCAAAGAGAAACCGGCACGGGCAGTCCTGTTCTTCGTTGTTCGTTCTTCAAATCCTGGTCAAGAAACCAAAATTCTTCTTCAGCTCTCCACAAACACATACAACGCATACACTAACTGGGGCGGGCACAGTTTGTACTCCTATCATGACCGAGACGGGCTTCAAGGTCATCGTGTTTCTTTCAACCGACCAATCAATTCACAATTCAACAACTGGGAATTGCATTTCGTTCGCTGGGCGGAATCGAACGGGTATACGCTCGACTATGCAGTCAACAGCGATCTGGAATTCCATCCGGAAATCCTCAAGCACTACAACTTAGTGTTGAGCGTAGGTCACGATGAATACTGGTCCTCACCAATGCGAGACCATCTGGAAGAGTACATCGCAAAGGGTGGAAATGTCGCTTTCTTTAGTGGAAACACCTGTTGCTGGCAAGTTCGCAGCGAAGAGAATGGTCGCGCACTCACCAGTTGGAAACAGGTCTACCAGCTTGATCCACTCTATCGGACGAGCGACCATAAACTGCTCAGCACAGCCTGGAGCCATCATCTTGTTCAACGACCAGAGAACCAACTGACTGGCGTCGGTTTTCTTTGGGGCGGTTACCATCGCAGCCACGGTCAATTCATGGAGGGTCCAGCTTCATACGAAGTTCATCGGCCAGAACACTGGATCTTCGACAAGACCGACATCAAAAAAGGAGAGCGTTTCGGCGGGAAGGATACGATTGTTGGCTACGAATGTGATGGCTGCGAGATGACCTGGAAAGACGGGCTTCCATTTCCGACTCATCGCGACGGAACTCCCGAATCGTTTACGATACTCGGGACGTGTCCGGCTCGCTGGGCACCGGGCGACTCTTACTGGTACGACAAGTTCCCCAAGGACCGCATCGGTGCATCTGTCCTTGGAACCTATACACAAGGAGGAACTGTCTTCACTTCCGGGTCCACCGATTGGGCTCATGGTTTACGTGGCAACGACGCGACCGTTATTCAAATCACCCGAAATATTCTTGACAAGCTGTCTCGGAAACGTGGCGAACCAGTCTCAAAATAA
- a CDS encoding SMP-30/gluconolactonase/LRE family protein → MNYLFRLTLLSTLLVCNATLFAQDKQTLPEDSKYHDGVPKGEIIGPIKWESKIFPGTVRDYWLYVPEQYNKEKPACLFIAQDGLNRAKGWHIPEILDNLIHKNEVPVQIGIFISPGVVPAANSNAQARFNRSFEYDALGDRYARFLIEEIIPEVKKSYNISDDPNDRAIAGASSGAICAFTAAWERPDQFRRVLSTIGTYVGLRGGDAYPVLIRKHEPKPLRVFLSDGRNDLNLYGGEWFVANQAMLSALEFSGYEVEHRWGDGGHNSKHAVQIMPDAMRWLWKNYPEPIQAGTTENRRTDLLIPNENWEAVSSGHRFTEGPVANDMGELFFTDIPNGSIHKISADGTVSTFAENSPGVNGLMFGPDGKLYACQNGNKQIVRYTMSGEMEAVCKGVESNDLVVLHDGSGYFTDPNNKKVWRFSPDGKTSVVDTGIERPNGVIVSPDQTLLTVSDTAGRFTYSFQIQPDGKLAHKQAYGHLHLPDSTGNSGADGMTVDTEGRLYVTTRQGLQVLDQPGRVHLIIDKPQDGWLSNVVFGGKNFDTLYVTCGDKVFKRRVKATGVQPWKAPVKPPKPRL, encoded by the coding sequence ATGAACTATTTGTTTCGACTCACTCTGCTTTCGACACTCCTTGTTTGCAATGCCACATTGTTTGCACAAGACAAGCAGACATTGCCCGAAGACTCGAAGTATCATGATGGAGTTCCAAAGGGGGAGATCATTGGGCCTATCAAATGGGAAAGCAAAATCTTCCCGGGGACGGTTCGCGACTATTGGCTATACGTTCCTGAACAGTACAACAAAGAAAAACCGGCGTGCCTTTTCATCGCACAGGACGGCTTGAATCGAGCCAAGGGCTGGCACATTCCGGAGATTCTCGACAACCTGATTCACAAGAACGAAGTCCCAGTGCAAATTGGAATTTTCATCAGCCCCGGAGTCGTTCCTGCTGCCAATTCTAATGCACAAGCCAGGTTCAACCGTAGTTTCGAATACGATGCTTTAGGAGATCGCTACGCGCGTTTTTTGATCGAAGAGATCATCCCCGAAGTCAAAAAGTCTTACAACATTAGCGACGACCCCAATGACCGGGCGATAGCTGGAGCAAGTTCCGGAGCGATTTGTGCCTTCACAGCAGCCTGGGAACGTCCCGATCAGTTTCGACGTGTCCTGAGCACAATTGGGACCTACGTTGGCCTTCGTGGTGGGGACGCTTATCCTGTTTTAATTCGCAAACATGAACCCAAGCCGCTGCGAGTCTTTCTTTCCGATGGCAGAAACGACTTGAACCTGTATGGCGGAGAATGGTTCGTTGCCAATCAGGCAATGCTCTCTGCGCTCGAGTTCTCTGGATACGAAGTCGAACATCGTTGGGGCGACGGTGGTCACAACTCGAAACACGCTGTTCAGATCATGCCGGATGCCATGCGATGGCTCTGGAAAAATTATCCGGAACCCATTCAGGCTGGGACAACCGAGAACCGGCGAACTGACCTCTTGATTCCCAACGAGAACTGGGAAGCCGTCAGCTCCGGGCATCGATTTACCGAAGGTCCGGTCGCAAACGATATGGGAGAACTTTTCTTTACTGACATTCCAAACGGGTCAATCCACAAGATTTCGGCTGATGGAACAGTTTCGACGTTTGCGGAAAACAGTCCGGGTGTGAACGGTTTAATGTTTGGCCCTGATGGCAAACTCTATGCTTGCCAAAACGGAAACAAACAGATTGTCCGTTACACGATGAGTGGAGAAATGGAGGCCGTCTGCAAAGGAGTCGAGAGCAACGATCTTGTTGTGCTGCACGACGGTTCAGGTTACTTCACCGACCCGAACAACAAAAAAGTCTGGCGATTCTCTCCCGATGGAAAAACGAGCGTGGTAGACACCGGAATTGAACGTCCAAACGGTGTGATCGTCTCTCCCGACCAAACGTTACTCACGGTCTCAGATACTGCGGGGCGGTTCACGTATTCATTTCAAATTCAACCGGATGGAAAACTCGCACACAAACAGGCATATGGTCACCTGCACCTTCCGGACTCGACTGGTAATAGCGGGGCAGATGGAATGACGGTCGACACAGAAGGAAGACTCTACGTCACAACTCGTCAGGGATTACAAGTCCTCGATCAACCGGGGCGGGTCCACTTGATCATCGACAAGCCACAAGACGGATGGCTTTCGAACGTTGTCTTTGGCGGAAAAAACTTTGACACACTCTATGTGACCTGTGGAGACAAAGTCTTCAAACGACGTGTCAAAGCGACTGGTGTGCAACCTTGGAAAGCTCCCGTGAAACCACCAAAACCACGATTGTAA
- a CDS encoding molybdenum cofactor biosynthesis protein MoaE: MSIAESDRLVQLTDQPIDSNALTQFATTPRSGAIVLFLGTVRELTGDRKTVALDYDAYPEMALAKMNELVDEACEKWPVQKVAVVHRTGHLELAEASVAIALSCPHRVDAFEAGRFLIDELKVRVPVWKKENWDDGTTEWVHPGE, translated from the coding sequence ATGTCCATTGCCGAATCCGACCGCCTTGTCCAACTGACCGATCAACCGATTGACAGCAATGCGCTCACGCAGTTTGCAACCACACCAAGGTCAGGGGCCATCGTTCTATTTCTGGGAACAGTTCGAGAACTGACAGGTGATCGGAAAACAGTTGCGCTCGATTACGATGCCTATCCGGAGATGGCATTAGCGAAAATGAACGAACTGGTTGATGAAGCCTGCGAAAAATGGCCCGTTCAAAAAGTTGCGGTCGTTCATCGCACGGGGCATCTCGAACTCGCTGAGGCGAGCGTTGCCATCGCCTTGAGTTGTCCACATCGCGTCGATGCATTCGAGGCGGGGCGTTTCCTGATCGACGAACTCAAGGTGAGAGTTCCCGTCTGGAAAAAAGAAAACTGGGACGATGGCACAACCGAATGGGTTCATCCCGGCGAATAG
- the moaD gene encoding molybdopterin converting factor subunit 1, whose amino-acid sequence MQITVKLFARASQLTGRSEVVVELPEKTNVGEFRAALATQYPELQPIIDSLFVAINAEYANDDQLIPESAEVACFPPVSGG is encoded by the coding sequence ATGCAAATCACTGTGAAACTATTTGCCCGGGCAAGTCAGCTGACTGGTCGATCGGAAGTCGTTGTCGAGCTTCCCGAAAAGACCAACGTTGGAGAGTTCCGAGCAGCACTTGCAACGCAGTATCCCGAGCTTCAGCCGATCATCGACAGCCTCTTTGTTGCGATCAATGCGGAGTATGCGAATGATGATCAACTCATTCCGGAATCTGCCGAAGTTGCCTGCTTCCCTCCTGTCAGTGGTGGGTAG